The Altererythrobacter sp. ZODW24 genome window below encodes:
- a CDS encoding 23S rRNA (pseudouridine(1915)-N(3))-methyltransferase RlmH, with protein sequence MLLHVVARGKIARSPEAELVARYEKRITWPLKLTELPESGGKIADPQTPVRTVLLDERGKDLGSEAFAKILGTWRDDGVREARFVLGAADGHSKEERASADLLLAYGKATWPHLLARAMLMEQLYRATAILAGHPYHRA encoded by the coding sequence ATGCTCCTCCATGTTGTAGCCCGCGGCAAAATAGCTCGGTCCCCCGAGGCGGAGCTGGTCGCGCGTTACGAAAAACGTATCACATGGCCGCTTAAACTGACTGAATTGCCTGAGAGTGGCGGCAAAATTGCCGATCCGCAGACGCCCGTTCGCACCGTGTTGCTCGATGAGCGGGGCAAGGACCTCGGTTCAGAAGCATTCGCGAAAATCCTCGGCACGTGGCGCGATGATGGCGTGCGCGAGGCACGGTTCGTGCTGGGCGCTGCAGATGGTCATTCTAAGGAGGAGCGCGCCTCCGCCGACCTGCTGCTGGCTTACGGCAAAGCAACGTGGCCGCACCTGCTGGCGAGGGCGATGCTGATGGAACAACTCTACCGCGCGACGGCGATCCTCGCGGGCCACCCCTACCATCGGGCCTAA
- a CDS encoding polymer-forming cytoskeletal protein: MAKPSNNGSTFSVIGSDVTITGNISASADLHVDGRIEGDISCTSLVQGEGSEILGAISAESARLSGRVVGSTTARDLVVLKTAHVEGDVNYDALTIEQGAAVEGRFAPKKAPAAPVAATQKSAAKPPKDDGEEPHLTLAR, encoded by the coding sequence ATGGCTAAACCTTCGAATAATGGTTCAACCTTCTCGGTAATCGGCAGCGATGTGACCATCACTGGTAACATCAGCGCCAGTGCCGATCTGCATGTCGATGGCCGGATCGAAGGTGATATTTCTTGCACCAGCCTGGTTCAGGGCGAAGGCAGCGAAATCCTCGGAGCAATCTCCGCCGAAAGCGCCCGCCTCTCGGGCCGTGTTGTCGGATCGACCACGGCGCGCGATCTGGTTGTGTTGAAGACAGCCCACGTCGAAGGTGACGTAAATTATGACGCATTGACCATCGAACAAGGTGCAGCCGTTGAAGGTCGTTTTGCGCCGAAGAAGGCGCCTGCTGCTCCCGTAGCTGCAACGCAGAAGAGTGCCGCCAAGCCCCCGAAAGATGATGGCGAAGAGCCTCATCTGACGCTGGCTCGCTAA
- a CDS encoding glutamate-5-semialdehyde dehydrogenase gives MNAPTKVDLSPDELVRDLATRGRGAQRILAGLSDTNKAAALRSAATAMRGATADILAANARDLAAGRERGLAPAMLDRLALDEARLAGIADAVDAVAALPDPVGEVIDSSERPNGLRLSRVRVPIGLLGIIYESRPNVTADAAALCVRAGNAVLLRGGSEAVHSNRAIHAALIEGLVSAGVPAEAVQLLPTQDRAAVGAMLKAAGLIDMIVPRGGKGLVARVQADARVPVLAHLDGICHTYIHSAAEAAMARDVALNAKMRRTGICGAMETLLLDAQFPHSGAVLDALIDGGCALVGDARACSLDGRITPATGDDWDTEYLEARLSVAVVDGMDGALEHIARHSSAHTDAIVTSDDAAAERFLNEVDSAIVMVNASSQFADGGEFGLGAEIGIATGRLHARGPVALEGLTTYKWQVRGTGQTRP, from the coding sequence ATGAACGCACCGACCAAAGTGGATTTGTCGCCAGATGAACTGGTTCGCGACCTAGCGACCCGGGGGCGGGGTGCTCAACGGATTTTGGCAGGACTGAGTGACACGAACAAGGCTGCGGCCCTGCGCTCTGCGGCAACGGCAATGCGCGGGGCGACGGCGGATATTTTAGCTGCAAATGCCCGCGATTTAGCGGCTGGCCGCGAGCGGGGCCTCGCGCCTGCCATGCTCGATCGGCTTGCCTTGGATGAGGCGCGATTGGCTGGTATTGCCGACGCGGTGGATGCAGTTGCCGCTCTGCCCGACCCTGTGGGCGAGGTGATCGACAGTAGCGAACGGCCCAATGGGTTGCGGCTCAGCCGGGTGCGTGTACCAATCGGCCTGCTGGGGATCATTTATGAAAGCCGCCCCAATGTCACCGCCGATGCCGCCGCATTATGCGTGCGAGCAGGCAATGCCGTGCTGCTTCGAGGGGGCAGCGAAGCGGTGCATTCCAATCGCGCCATTCACGCTGCACTTATTGAAGGGCTTGTTTCCGCAGGGGTTCCTGCAGAGGCTGTGCAATTACTACCGACACAGGACCGCGCCGCAGTGGGCGCTATGTTGAAGGCTGCGGGCCTGATCGATATGATCGTTCCGCGCGGCGGCAAAGGGCTCGTCGCGCGCGTCCAAGCTGATGCCCGCGTTCCGGTGCTCGCTCATCTCGACGGGATTTGCCACACTTACATTCATTCGGCTGCCGAGGCTGCGATGGCGCGCGATGTCGCGCTCAACGCCAAGATGCGCCGGACCGGCATTTGCGGGGCTATGGAGACACTGCTGCTCGACGCGCAATTCCCGCATTCGGGCGCCGTGCTCGATGCGCTGATCGATGGGGGCTGCGCTTTGGTCGGCGATGCCCGGGCTTGCTCGCTGGACGGTCGGATCACGCCTGCAACCGGTGATGATTGGGACACCGAATATCTTGAGGCCCGGCTATCGGTCGCGGTCGTCGACGGGATGGACGGGGCGCTGGAGCATATCGCACGCCATTCTTCGGCCCACACCGATGCGATTGTGACGTCAGATGATGCGGCGGCGGAGCGATTCTTGAATGAGGTCGATTCGGCCATTGTGATGGTCAACGCCTCGAGCCAATTTGCTGATGGCGGTGAATTCGGCTTGGGCGCAGAAATCGGCATCGCCACTGGGCGCTTACATGCTCGCGGGCCAGTCGCGCTCGAAGGGCTAACTACCTATAAGTGGCAAGTGCGCGGAACGGGTCAGACCCGGCCTTGA
- a CDS encoding M23 family metallopeptidase has protein sequence MRSQGQVRFIKVSSRLQMIAAGVAVGALAFWAISMGAMAIAQYGAQSDRLALLEREAKVASSESRFSEYGADLKAVASDLKRRQDVLEEMSAAIPDDVTSDGTVSDSSSEAAKTVSKVSASFPEAASLVRIEARQLAYVERLTRFADSRSARAERAIRKLGLDPKSMMASAGREAMGGPLLKLATNSDGSLDPRFERLGLSLARMQALELSLDGIPQFRPANVAALSSSFGYRRDPITGGGAMHSGMDFKGPLGSPIYSAAVGTISFAGYKGGYGKVIEIDHGNGLMTRYAHLSRFSARVGDAVNAGSLIGAMGSTGRSTGSHLHFEVRINNRAVNPRPFMESAPDVLKEARNGNARKARTDG, from the coding sequence ATGCGATCGCAGGGGCAGGTGCGTTTTATCAAAGTTTCATCGCGTTTGCAGATGATTGCCGCGGGCGTCGCTGTTGGCGCACTTGCCTTTTGGGCCATCTCGATGGGTGCCATGGCGATTGCGCAATATGGCGCGCAATCCGACCGGTTGGCTCTGCTGGAACGCGAAGCAAAGGTTGCCTCGTCCGAGAGCCGTTTTTCCGAATATGGTGCCGACCTCAAAGCCGTTGCCTCCGACCTTAAGCGCCGTCAGGACGTACTTGAAGAAATGTCAGCGGCAATTCCTGATGATGTCACCTCAGATGGCACTGTGAGCGATTCTTCAAGCGAAGCGGCAAAGACAGTTTCGAAAGTTAGCGCGAGCTTCCCTGAGGCAGCAAGCCTCGTCCGCATTGAAGCCCGCCAACTGGCTTATGTTGAACGCCTGACACGTTTTGCTGACAGCCGCTCGGCCCGCGCTGAACGCGCAATCCGTAAGCTTGGCCTTGATCCGAAAAGCATGATGGCTTCCGCTGGCCGCGAAGCGATGGGTGGTCCGCTGCTCAAACTGGCGACCAACAGCGACGGGTCACTTGACCCGCGCTTTGAACGCCTTGGCCTTAGCCTCGCACGCATGCAGGCGCTTGAACTTAGCCTCGACGGTATTCCGCAATTCCGTCCCGCCAATGTTGCGGCGCTCAGCTCCAGCTTTGGCTATCGCCGTGATCCGATCACCGGCGGCGGCGCAATGCATAGCGGCATGGACTTCAAGGGCCCGCTGGGTTCACCAATCTACTCAGCTGCTGTCGGAACGATCAGCTTCGCCGGTTACAAAGGCGGATACGGCAAGGTCATTGAAATCGATCACGGCAATGGCTTGATGACTCGCTACGCTCACTTATCGCGCTTTTCTGCCCGGGTTGGTGACGCGGTAAATGCCGGTTCGCTAATCGGCGCAATGGGCAGCACTGGCCGGTCGACCGGCTCGCACCTTCATTTCGAAGTGCGTATCAACAATCGCGCCGTAAACCCGCGCCCCTTCATGGAGTCTGCGCCCGATGTTCTCAAAGAAGCCCGAAACGGAAACGCCCGAAAGGCCCGCACAGATGGCTAA
- the rsfS gene encoding ribosome silencing factor — protein MTQAPTKAVAGLAAGGADLSAKRDPEALHALVLKQLDDDQAQEVVSIPLEGKSSIADYMVIASGRSTRQVASIASKMAESVKKAGFGPVRLEGLPAADWVLLDAGDVVLHLFRPEVRTFYNLERMWAIGDDSDDWKKGRNEGT, from the coding sequence ATGACTCAGGCGCCAACCAAAGCAGTAGCCGGTCTCGCAGCCGGAGGGGCCGACCTCTCCGCCAAGCGCGACCCCGAAGCACTCCACGCTCTCGTCCTCAAGCAACTTGATGACGATCAGGCGCAGGAAGTCGTTTCGATCCCGCTCGAGGGCAAGTCCAGCATCGCCGATTATATGGTGATCGCGTCGGGCCGTTCGACGCGTCAGGTCGCCTCGATTGCCAGCAAAATGGCCGAATCGGTCAAGAAAGCGGGCTTTGGCCCTGTTCGGTTGGAAGGGCTTCCCGCTGCCGATTGGGTATTGCTCGATGCTGGCGACGTAGTGCTGCACCTGTTCCGCCCCGAAGTTCGCACGTTCTACAATCTGGAGCGTATGTGGGCGATCGGTGACGACAGCGACGATTGGAAAAAGGGCCGCAACGAAGGGACATAA
- a CDS encoding nicotinate-nucleotide adenylyltransferase, translating into MIRTGLLGGSFNPAHGGHRRISLFAMEALGLDELWWLVSPGNPLKPKKGMAPLAARVKAAQQMARGAPIKVTAIERELGSPYTVDTLAALQRRFAKRDFVWLMGSDNLAQFHRWRRWRDIARTMPIAVIARPSYEAHAIANPATAWLRRYRVPAASFSAAHRWSAPTLVQLRFDPDSRSATAIRRADPDWASRFAGAPPRDHVTRNPIPFLQEDGPA; encoded by the coding sequence ATGATTAGAACGGGCCTCCTAGGAGGTAGCTTCAATCCCGCGCATGGCGGCCACCGGCGAATCAGTCTGTTTGCGATGGAAGCGCTCGGGCTGGACGAGCTGTGGTGGTTGGTCTCGCCCGGCAATCCGCTGAAGCCGAAGAAGGGTATGGCTCCGCTAGCTGCGCGGGTGAAAGCGGCGCAGCAGATGGCCCGGGGCGCACCGATCAAAGTGACCGCTATCGAACGCGAATTGGGCTCTCCCTACACGGTAGATACGCTAGCGGCGTTGCAACGGCGATTCGCGAAACGTGACTTCGTATGGCTGATGGGATCCGATAATCTCGCGCAATTCCACCGGTGGAGGCGGTGGCGCGATATAGCGCGCACCATGCCGATTGCGGTTATCGCAAGGCCCAGCTATGAGGCGCATGCTATCGCGAACCCCGCGACGGCCTGGCTGAGGCGCTACCGCGTGCCCGCCGCCAGCTTTTCCGCCGCGCATCGATGGAGCGCACCGACACTGGTCCAATTACGTTTCGATCCCGATTCCCGTTCTGCCACGGCTATCCGCCGAGCAGATCCAGACTGGGCCAGCCGCTTCGCAGGCGCGCCGCCCAGGGACCACGTTACGCGCAACCCCATTCCATTTTTACAAGAAGACGGTCCGGCATGA